In Actinoplanes octamycinicus, the genomic window GTCACAGCCGACGGTGTCCTCGACGGTGACCGGGTACGGCGGCTCCTCGGTCCGGGTGGAGAACACCACGCGGGCCGGGTCCTGGTACGCCACGCCGAAGTGCGTCGCCAGCTCCCGGGCGATGCCCCGGACGCTCATCTCGTACCCACGGTCCGGGGTGATCTCCACCTCGACCAGCACGTCGTCCAGGCCGACCACCGGGCGCGCGTCGACGCCGGGCGTGGCCGCGCCGGCCGGCAGCACGATGATGCCCTCGTGCTCGTCGGAGACGCCCAGCTCGCGCGCCGAGCAGATCATGCCGTGCGAGTTGCGGCCGTACGTCTTCCGCGCCCCGATCGTGAAGCCCCCCGGCAGCTCACCGCCGGGCAGGATCACCACGACCAGGTCGCCCTCGGCGAAGTTCCGGGCGCCGCAGACGATCTCCTGCGGCACGGCCCGGCCGACGTCCACGGTGCAGAACCGGATCGGCTTCTTGAAGCCGGTCAGCTCCTCGATGGTCAGCACCCGGCCGACGACCAGGTCGCCCTTGATCGTGGCGGCCTGGTCGACGATCGACTCGACCTCCATGCCGAGGTTGGTCAGCGCCAGGTCGAGCCGCTCGGCGGTGAGGTCCGCGGGCAGCTCGACGTACTCGCGCAGCCACGACAGTGACGTCTTCATCGCGTCAGGACTCCATTCCGAAGTTCGTGGTGAACCGCACGTCGCCCTCGACCATGTCGTGCATGTCGCTGACGCCGTTGCGGAACATCAGGGTCCGCTCGACACCCATGCCGAAGGCGAACCCGGAGTACTTGTCCGGGTCGATGCCGCAGGCGGTCAGCACCTTCGGGTTGACCATGCCGCAGCCGCCCCACTCGACCCAGCGCGGGCCGTCGCGGTGCTGGGCGAACCAGACGTCGAACTCGGCGGACGGCTCGGTGAACGGGAAGTAGTGCGGCCGCCAGCGGGTCCGCGCGTCCGGGCCGAACATCGCCTTGGCGAAGTGGTCGAGCGTGCCGCGCAGGTGCGCCATCGTGATGCCCTCGTCGATGACCAGGCCCTCGACCTGGTGGAAGACCGGGGTGTGGGTGGCGTCCAGCTCGTCGGTCCGGTACGCCCGGCCGGGGCTCACGATGCGGATCGGCGGCGTCCGGCTGAGCATGGTGCGTACCTGGCCGGGCGACGTGTGGGTCCGCATCACCAGCCCCGGCACGTCCACGAAGAACGTGTCGGAGGCGCCGCGGACCGGGTTGTCCGGGCCGATGTTGAGCGCGTCGAAGTTGGCCCACTCCAGCTCCAGCTGGGGACCGTCGACGATGTCGTAGCCCATCCCGAGGAAGACGTCGCCGATGTGCTCCATCAGCGTGGTCAGCGGGTGCCGGGAGCCGCGCGGGCGGCGGTTCCAGGGCAGGGTGACATCGACCCGCTCCTCGACCAGCACGCGGGCGGCGCGGTCCGCCTCCAGCTCGGCCTGCCGGGCGTCGTATGCGGCCTGGACGGCCTGGCGGGCGACGTTGACCCGCTTGCCGGCGTCGGATTTCGCGGCCGGGGGCAGCGAGCCGATCTCCCGGCGCGCCAGCGACACCGGCGAGCGGTCGCCGAGGTGCGCGGGTTTCAGCGCGGCGAGCGCGTCGAGGTCGGCAGCCTGCGCGAAGGCCTTCTCGGCCTCGGACACAGCGGCTTCGAGAGCCTCGGGCGCGAGCAGGGCGGCCTGCTTAGGATCGTACGGATCGTTGCGGTAAGACATGGTCGGGCGAACTCCCTCACACCGGATGAGCCATCGGGCAGTGTAGTGAGGCACGGCTGGGCCGCAGCCCGCCGGTCAGCGAAGTTCGCGCAGGAGAGTCAGATCCGGCGCCCGCGACCAGCGGGCCGGATAAACAGTGACCTCGGACCTGACATGGGGCCCAGCATAGCGGCAGGCTGCCGGGCCCCACGCGCCTATATCCGCGGACCGGTACGAACTTCCCGTCGTACGAGCCGCTGTGCAGGGTGAACTGGAGAACGCCGTAGGTGTCGTTGCACCGCGCGTGGACGACCAGGCGGCCTGGCGCGGAGTCGCCGTCAGCGCTGGGCGCGAGCTGAGGCGTACAGGCAGACCGCGGCCGCGGCGGCCAGGTTGAGGCTCTCCGCGCCGCCGTAGATCGGCACCCGGACCCGGCGGTCGGCCGCCGTCAGCAGCTCGCCGGGCAGGCCGTGCGCCTCGGAGCCGAACAGCCAGGCGGTCGGCGCGCTCAGCAGCCCGCCGTCGAGCAGCGCGTCCAGATCGTCCGAGCCGGTGCCGCTGGTCGCCAGCACCTGCAGGCCGGAGTCCTGGAGCAGGTCCAGCACGTCCAGCGGGGCACGCACCACGTCGACGTGGAACAGCGAGCCGGCCGACGACCGGACGCACTTGCCGTTGTAGGGGTCGACCGCGTCGCCCGCGAAGATCACCGCCTCGGCGCCGGCCGCGTCCGCGGTACGCAGGATCGTCCCGGCGTTGCCCGGGTCGCGGATCTCGGCGAGCACCGCCACCAGCTTGGGCCGCTTGCCGAGCGCCTCGGCGATCGGCACGTCGACCTGCTCGCAGAGCGCGACGAGGCCCTGCGGGTGCACGGTCTCGGCGAGCGCCGCGAGCGCCTCCTCGGTGACCGGGGAGACCTCCGGCGCCTGGACGGTCAGCTCGGCGTGCTTGTCCAGCCCGGCCGGGGTGCCGAACAGCTCCAGCACCACGCCGGCCGCGAGCGCCTCGCGCACGGCCTGCGGCCCCTCGGCGAGGAAGCGGCGGGCCTGGTCACGGTCCCGGCGCCGCTGCAGGCGGCGAGCGGCGACGATTCTCGGGGTACGCGGTGTGAACATGTCTCCGTCTCGGGAAAGGGAAACGCCCCCCGATCGCTCGGGGGGCGTTCTGCGAAACTGCGCGAACTCAGGCAGCCTGCGCGGCGGCGCCGCCGGTGCCCTCGGCCGCGACGGCCGCGCGGGCGACCTCGACGATGGCCGCGAACGCGGTCGCGTCGTTGACCGCCAGGTCAGCCAGGATCTTGCGGTCGACCTCGACCTCGGCCAGCTTCAGACCCTGGATGAGGCGGTTGTAGGTCATCCCGTTGGCCCGGGCCGCCGCGTTGATACGCGTGATCCACAGCTGGCGGAAGTCGCCCTTGCGGTCACGACGGTCGCGGTACGAGTACTGCATCGAGTGCAGCACCTGCTCCTTGGCCTTGCGGTACAGCCGCGAGCGCTGACCGCGGTAGCCGCTCGCGGTCTCGAGCAGAGTGCGGCGCTTCTTCTGGGCGTTTACCGCCCGCTTGACGCGTGCCATTTCCAGAACTCCTTACAGGGGTACGTGTCAGGCGCGCGTCAGCGGCCCAGAAGCTTCTTCACTCGCGCGGTGTCGGCCTTGGCCACCACCACAGTGCCGGTCATCCGGCGGGTAACGTGGGAGGACTTGTGCTCCAGCAGGTGGCGCTTGCCGGTCTGCTCGCGCACGATCTTGCCCTTGCCGGTGACCTTCACCCGCTTACCCATGCCGGTGTGGCTCTTCATCTTCGGCACTTTAGAACGCCTCTTTCATGATCTTTCCGTACGACCGGGGGTCGTGCGGAAAAGCTGTCTACTCGGTGGTGTCGGCAGGGTTGGCCGGCGGCACCTCGGTACCGTCGCCCTCACGCGGCTCACGAGCGGGCTTGCCGCCGGCCGCCGTGGCGGCGACCGCAGCGGCCTTCGTGGCCCGGTGCGGCGCCAGCACCATGATCATGTTCCGACCGTCCTGCTTCGGGCTGGCCTCCACGAAGCCCAGCTCGGAGATCTCCTCGCTGAGCCGGCGGAGAAGCCGGAAGCCCAGCTCGGGGCGGCTCTGCTCACGGCCGCGGAACATGATCGTCACCTTGACCTTGTCGCCCGCCTTGAGGAACCGCACCACGTGACCCTTTTTGGTCTCGTAGTCGTGCGGGTCGATCTTCGGCCGCAGCTTCATTTCCTTGATGACGGTCTGCTGCTGGTTGCGCCGCGCTTCGCGGGCCTTCAGTGCGCTCTCGTACTTGAACTTGCCGAAGTCCATGAGCTTGCACACCGGCGGCCGGGCCATCGGAGCAACCTCGACCAGGTCCAGGTCCACGTCCGCGGCCAGTTGGAGCGCGCGCTCGAGCGGCACGATGCCGACCTGCTCACCCTCCGGACCGACCAGACGGACCTCACGAGCCCGGATCTGTTCGTTCACGCGTGGTTCGACGCTGATGGGGCCTCCTCAGAACGTACCTACTTCTGCCAATGTCGGTCGGCCCCGAGTCACCGTCCCGCTGGACCACGGGACGGCCGGGAAAGCAGAAGACCTCGGCAACACGTCTGGCGTGCATGCCGAGGCCCGCTCGACCGGTCATCGGCGTCCCAAGGGAGGACGCACTCCGAACAGGGAATATTCCCCCGGACGGATGACCGGACCCGGCCACAGTGAGTGACTCGGGTGGGAACCAGCGGGCTCCTCTTTCGCGCCCAGCTCAGAGCTGGGCGTGGTCGACTGCCCGCAAGCTTACCAGGCCCCGCATCAACCCTGATGCGGGGCCGCATCAGGGTTGATGCGCAGCCGGAGGTCCGGGTTGATGCGCAGCCGGAGGTCAGGCCTCTTGCGAGGCCGAATGCAAAGCCCGGAGCTTGCGTACGCCATCCACCGCGTAGTCCTTGTCGACCGCCTGCAGCGCGTGGATCGACACCTGCTCGTCGTCGAGCAGCTCCAGATGCGCCCAGGCCGAGTTCCGGTCGAAGCGCACCGCGCGCACCACGGTCCACGGCAGGTCGTAGCCGCCCACCACGTTGCGCACGTGCACGCCCTGCTCGTCGGCGCGGACCCGGGGCCGGCAGAAGGTCAGGATGCCCAGCCCGATCAGGATGCCCAGCCCGATCATGGCGGCCTGGTCACCCCGCTGGAAGCTGCCCGAGCCGACCTGGCCGGCGTTCTCGAAGCCGGCCTGGCCGTGCAGCCCGAAGCTGAGCACGGTGAAGAAGATCGCGACCGCGGCCGCCACCGGGGCGGCCACCAGGCGGATCTTCTTGGGGCGGAACACGACGTCGGTCGTCATGACTGTCATCACAACCTGCAGTTGGCGATATCGGTTACCAGGATCGCACGCGCGCCGAGCTCGTACAGCTCGTCCATCACCCGGTGCACCTGACTGCGCTGGACCATCGCCTGCACGGCGACCCAGCCCTCCCGGTGCAGCGGGGAGACGGTCGGCGACTCGATCCCCGGGGTCAGCCCGGTGGCCTGCTCCAGCAGGTCGGCCCGGACGTCGTAGGCGAGCATCACGAAGTTGCGGGCGACCAGCACGCCGTTGAGCCGGCGCAGCAGCTGGGTGGCGGCGGCCGGCGGCTCGGCCTCCCGGCCGATCAGGACGGCCGACGAGCGCATCAGCGGCTCGCCGAGCGTGACCAGGCCGGCCTGGCGCAGCGTGGCGCCGGTCTCCACCACGTCGGCGATCAGGTCGGCGACGCCGAGCCGGACCGCGTTCTCCACCGCGCCGTCCAGGCGGACCACGTCCGCCTTCAGCTCGTGCTCGGTCAGGTAACTGCCGACCAGGCCGGGGAAGGCGGTGGCGATCCGCTTCCCGGCGATCTGGTCGACCGAGGTCAGCGTGCCGGCCGGGGCGGCCCAGCGGAACGTGGCCCCGCCGAAGTTCAGGTCGAGCAGCTCGGAGGCCGGCGCCCCGGAGTCGACCAGCAGGTCGCGGCCGGTGATGCCGAGATCCAGGTCACCCGAGGCGACGTACGTCGCGATGTCGCGCGGCCGCAGGTAGAAGAACTCGACGTTGTTGGCTTCGTCACGGCAGGCCAGGTCTTTGGGATCGGTGCGCTGACGGTAGCCGGCGTCCTTCAGCATCTGGGTGGCCGGCGCGGACAGGGTGCCCTTGTTCGGGATGGCGATGCGCAGCATTGACGTGCTCCTTCACTCTTCGACGGACGGACCGGGGCCGCACGTCAGAGATGTCGGTACACGTCCTTGAGCTCGAGTCCGGTGGCGATCATCAGGACCTGTGCCTGGTAGAACAGCTGGGAGATCTCCTCGGCGGCGCGTTCCGGACCCTCGTGCTCGGCGGCCATCCAGGACTCGGCCGCCTCTTCGACGACCTTCTTCCCGATGAAGTGGACACCTCGTTGAAGGGCGTCGACCGTGCCCGAACCGGGGGTCTGTTCCGCCGCCTTGCGCTGCAACTCGGCAAACAGTTCTTCGAACGTCTTCACGGGAGACGATTGTTGCAGCTCATTACGGTCTGACGACGAACGCCCCCAGCCCGTGGGACGTCTTTTAAGCTCCCCGCATGGTCAGCCGTCTCACCCCCCTCCTCGTGGGTGGCGCCGCACTGGCGCTCGCCACTGTCACGGCCTGTTCCCCGGTCGAGGACGACAGCACCTCCGGCGCATCCCCCTCCTCCTCCGCGGCGGACGCCTGTCCGTCCGGCTCCCTCGGCACCGTCGCCGCGGGCAAACTCACCATCGGCACCGACGACCCGGCGTACGAGCCCTGGTTCTCCGACAGCAAGCCGGCCAACGGGAAGGGCTTCGAGTCCGCGGTGGCCTACCAGGTCGCCGAGCGGCTCGGGTACTCGAAGGACAACGTGGTCTGGACGGCGGTGACGTTCAACAACGCGATCGCCCCCGGGCCCAAGGCGTTCGACTTCGACATCAACCAGTTCTCCATCACCGACGAGCGCAAGCAGGCGGTGGACTTCTCCTCGCCGTACTACCTGGTCCGGCAGACGGTGATCACGACGAAGAAGTCGAAGATCGCCGGCGCCAAGTCGCTGGCCGACCTGACCGGGGCGAAACTCGGCGCCCAGGTCGGCACCACCAGCTACCAGGCGATCACCGACATCATCAAGCCGACCACCAAGCCGTCGGTGTTCAACAACAACGACGACGCCAAGAAGGCGCTGGAGAACGGCACCGTCGACGGCATCGTGGTGGACCTGCCGACCGCGTTCTACATGACCGGCGCCGAGCT contains:
- the pheS gene encoding phenylalanine--tRNA ligase subunit alpha, which encodes MSYRNDPYDPKQAALLAPEALEAAVSEAEKAFAQAADLDALAALKPAHLGDRSPVSLARREIGSLPPAAKSDAGKRVNVARQAVQAAYDARQAELEADRAARVLVEERVDVTLPWNRRPRGSRHPLTTLMEHIGDVFLGMGYDIVDGPQLELEWANFDALNIGPDNPVRGASDTFFVDVPGLVMRTHTSPGQVRTMLSRTPPIRIVSPGRAYRTDELDATHTPVFHQVEGLVIDEGITMAHLRGTLDHFAKAMFGPDARTRWRPHYFPFTEPSAEFDVWFAQHRDGPRWVEWGGCGMVNPKVLTACGIDPDKYSGFAFGMGVERTLMFRNGVSDMHDMVEGDVRFTTNFGMES
- a CDS encoding TrmH family RNA methyltransferase, which gives rise to MFTPRTPRIVAARRLQRRRDRDQARRFLAEGPQAVREALAAGVVLELFGTPAGLDKHAELTVQAPEVSPVTEEALAALAETVHPQGLVALCEQVDVPIAEALGKRPKLVAVLAEIRDPGNAGTILRTADAAGAEAVIFAGDAVDPYNGKCVRSSAGSLFHVDVVRAPLDVLDLLQDSGLQVLATSGTGSDDLDALLDGGLLSAPTAWLFGSEAHGLPGELLTAADRRVRVPIYGGAESLNLAAAAAVCLYASARAQR
- the rplT gene encoding 50S ribosomal protein L20, with protein sequence MARVKRAVNAQKKRRTLLETASGYRGQRSRLYRKAKEQVLHSMQYSYRDRRDRKGDFRQLWITRINAAARANGMTYNRLIQGLKLAEVEVDRKILADLAVNDATAFAAIVEVARAAVAAEGTGGAAAQAA
- the rpmI gene encoding 50S ribosomal protein L35, encoding MPKMKSHTGMGKRVKVTGKGKIVREQTGKRHLLEHKSSHVTRRMTGTVVVAKADTARVKKLLGR
- the infC gene encoding translation initiation factor IF-3, which produces MNEQIRAREVRLVGPEGEQVGIVPLERALQLAADVDLDLVEVAPMARPPVCKLMDFGKFKYESALKAREARRNQQQTVIKEMKLRPKIDPHDYETKKGHVVRFLKAGDKVKVTIMFRGREQSRPELGFRLLRRLSEEISELGFVEASPKQDGRNMIMVLAPHRATKAAAVAATAAGGKPAREPREGDGTEVPPANPADTTE
- a CDS encoding PH domain-containing protein, whose amino-acid sequence is MTVMTTDVVFRPKKIRLVAAPVAAAVAIFFTVLSFGLHGQAGFENAGQVGSGSFQRGDQAAMIGLGILIGLGILTFCRPRVRADEQGVHVRNVVGGYDLPWTVVRAVRFDRNSAWAHLELLDDEQVSIHALQAVDKDYAVDGVRKLRALHSASQEA
- the hisG gene encoding ATP phosphoribosyltransferase; its protein translation is MLRIAIPNKGTLSAPATQMLKDAGYRQRTDPKDLACRDEANNVEFFYLRPRDIATYVASGDLDLGITGRDLLVDSGAPASELLDLNFGGATFRWAAPAGTLTSVDQIAGKRIATAFPGLVGSYLTEHELKADVVRLDGAVENAVRLGVADLIADVVETGATLRQAGLVTLGEPLMRSSAVLIGREAEPPAAATQLLRRLNGVLVARNFVMLAYDVRADLLEQATGLTPGIESPTVSPLHREGWVAVQAMVQRSQVHRVMDELYELGARAILVTDIANCRL
- a CDS encoding phosphoribosyl-ATP diphosphatase, yielding MKTFEELFAELQRKAAEQTPGSGTVDALQRGVHFIGKKVVEEAAESWMAAEHEGPERAAEEISQLFYQAQVLMIATGLELKDVYRHL
- a CDS encoding ABC transporter substrate-binding protein, which translates into the protein MVSRLTPLLVGGAALALATVTACSPVEDDSTSGASPSSSAADACPSGSLGTVAAGKLTIGTDDPAYEPWFSDSKPANGKGFESAVAYQVAERLGYSKDNVVWTAVTFNNAIAPGPKAFDFDINQFSITDERKQAVDFSSPYYLVRQTVITTKKSKIAGAKSLADLTGAKLGAQVGTTSYQAITDIIKPTTKPSVFNNNDDAKKALENGTVDGIVVDLPTAFYMTGAELKDGVIVGQLPQVGVPEQFGLVLDKGSKLTGCVSQAVDQLRQDGTLAVLEKTWLSDSGAPELK